A part of Candidatus Electrothrix aestuarii genomic DNA contains:
- a CDS encoding type II toxin-antitoxin system Phd/YefM family antitoxin has product MPEKISKSRFKLQALKYFGEIQEKGEELIITDHGKPVLKISPLPNKPQSVLEELRNSVLRYDDPLEPVAQDDWDVLMKKERFKTVTVPMSSKTLSFR; this is encoded by the coding sequence ATGCCCGAAAAGATTTCAAAATCACGCTTTAAGCTCCAGGCACTCAAGTATTTCGGGGAAATACAGGAAAAAGGTGAGGAGCTGATCATCACAGATCACGGAAAACCTGTCCTGAAAATATCTCCATTGCCCAATAAACCACAGAGCGTCCTGGAGGAACTCCGTAATTCCGTGCTCCGCTATGATGATCCGCTGGAGCCGGTTGCTCAGGATGACTGGGATGTTCTAATGAAAAAAGAAAGATTTAAAACCGTTACAGTCCCTATGTCAAGCAAGACATTAAGTTTTCGATGA
- the yihA gene encoding ribosome biogenesis GTP-binding protein YihA/YsxC, whose protein sequence is MINFNQVSFVDSVFSLRQLPEPLYPEIAFAGRSNVGKSSLINKLVNRKNLVKTSSKPGKTRSLNFFEVKEQLYLVDLPGYGFAQVNKQMRSDWEVLISGYLLERETLACVVVIIDLRHSLKNTDREMLDWLQYNNIPSLPVYTKADKLSKNKQAKQAAALDAALNIAPTDRLLFSAKSGLGCQELQNKLAAFCREELVEETPQQDSETGE, encoded by the coding sequence ATGATAAACTTCAACCAGGTTTCCTTTGTCGACTCGGTCTTCAGTCTGCGCCAGCTGCCTGAGCCGCTCTACCCGGAAATCGCCTTTGCTGGCCGCTCCAATGTGGGGAAATCCAGCTTGATTAACAAGCTGGTTAACCGGAAGAACCTGGTCAAGACCAGCTCCAAGCCGGGCAAAACCAGGAGCCTGAATTTTTTCGAGGTCAAGGAGCAGCTCTATCTGGTCGACCTACCAGGGTATGGCTTTGCCCAGGTGAACAAGCAGATGCGCTCCGACTGGGAAGTACTGATCAGCGGCTACCTGCTGGAGCGGGAGACCTTGGCCTGCGTGGTCGTTATTATTGACCTGCGGCACTCCCTCAAAAACACGGACCGGGAGATGCTGGACTGGTTGCAGTATAACAACATCCCCAGCCTGCCGGTCTACACCAAGGCAGATAAGCTCTCAAAAAATAAGCAGGCTAAGCAGGCTGCTGCCTTGGATGCGGCCCTGAATATTGCACCGACTGATCGCCTGCTCTTTTCAGCCAAAAGCGGCTTGGGATGCCAGGAATTACAGAACAAGCTGGCGGCCTTTTGCCGGGAAGAGCTGGTGGAAGAAACTCCTCAGCAAGACAGCGAAACAGGAGAATAA
- a CDS encoding histone deacetylase: protein MRKTGVYRDNLFLEHQTSSSHPDSPDRLRIIYEVLDNGHTADNFIFPDFKPVSDEILHMNHSPIMVDRVASTKGRGIEYLDSDTQTSARSYEAACLAAGALIDGIARINRGELDNAFCLVRPPGHHAEWGESGGFCLFNNVAIAARWAMQELGMQRILILDWDLHHGNGTQNSFYDSDKVLYLSSHQYPFFPGTGAFPEIGNGDGEGFTFNIPLAGGEGDMEFARIVNELVVPLARAYQPELILISCGFDIHSDDPLGGMEVTSAGFAWMTRQLIAVAEEVCQGKILFTLEGGYDLGAMRDGSLAVLAELCGKELRCGYHTNLSDEEAAQFASSAVPCQALDYILDIVRHYWEKI, encoded by the coding sequence ATGCGGAAAACAGGAGTGTATAGAGATAATCTCTTTTTGGAGCATCAGACCAGTAGCAGCCACCCGGACTCACCGGATCGCTTGCGGATTATTTATGAGGTCCTGGATAATGGTCACACCGCAGACAATTTTATTTTTCCCGATTTTAAACCGGTCTCGGATGAGATTCTCCATATGAATCATTCTCCGATCATGGTGGATCGGGTAGCATCAACAAAGGGCCGGGGGATTGAGTATTTGGATTCTGATACCCAGACCTCAGCCCGTTCCTATGAAGCAGCCTGCCTTGCTGCCGGTGCCCTGATAGACGGTATTGCCCGTATTAACCGAGGGGAGCTGGATAATGCCTTTTGTCTGGTGCGTCCTCCGGGACATCATGCGGAGTGGGGCGAGTCTGGTGGCTTCTGTCTCTTTAATAATGTGGCAATAGCTGCGCGCTGGGCCATGCAGGAGCTTGGGATGCAGCGTATCCTGATTTTGGATTGGGATCTGCATCACGGTAACGGCACCCAGAATAGTTTTTATGATAGCGATAAGGTGCTGTATCTCTCCAGTCATCAATATCCTTTTTTTCCGGGCACCGGGGCTTTTCCAGAGATAGGGAATGGCGATGGGGAAGGATTTACTTTTAATATCCCGCTTGCCGGTGGGGAAGGGGATATGGAGTTCGCTCGGATCGTGAATGAATTGGTCGTTCCTCTAGCCCGAGCGTACCAGCCTGAACTGATTTTGATCTCCTGCGGTTTTGACATACACAGTGATGATCCCTTAGGGGGAATGGAGGTTACATCGGCTGGTTTTGCCTGGATGACCCGCCAGCTGATCGCTGTGGCTGAGGAAGTCTGTCAGGGAAAGATATTATTTACTCTGGAAGGAGGATATGATCTGGGAGCCATGCGAGATGGAAGTCTTGCTGTATTAGCGGAACTTTGTGGAAAGGAACTCAGGTGCGGATACCATACGAATCTTTCCGATGAGGAGGCAGCCCAGTTTGCCTCTTCAGCAGTGCCCTGTCAGGCTTTAGATTATATTCTTGATATTGTCAGGCATTACTGGGAAAAGATCTAG
- a CDS encoding reverse transcriptase domain-containing protein translates to MTLKASATELSKKFFSLNAPADVADLLEFKNYDFLKYILFVASRRKRYSERVIPKKRGGERKLLIPCRELKLVQHRLLQVLQVIYQPKRSVRGFTFGECIVSNARDHVGKRYVLNVDLKDFFPSIHFGKVRGMFMSYPYSLNDKVATVLAQICSLQTELPQGAPTSPIISNMICAKLDSQLTRLAKKNGCYYTRYADDLTFSTSRKAFPLSLAETDENQRVIAGKKLEKIIGENRFTINPEKIRLQTRYGHQEVTGLTVNKKVNVKRKSVRQVRAMLHDWETNGYEAAESKHRKYNYKSLYDGSYKPSFHKVVKGKIEFIGMVRGKDDSIYIRQNNKAQKLELRDELSPRLFSFIEPPENENEKVVQLIKAGEKDEVEFKESAYLNRHTGKENKELRLKISEELAAFMNTHPEGTLLIGVKDSGEVIGIEREYKTANPQKGNWDGYKLALSDTLNRNMEKGNIHDFYTITRSSVYGRDICCIRTRKVDSPVLVKDKLFHRVGTQCKQIKGENIIKFIQDFNQS, encoded by the coding sequence ATGACACTGAAAGCCTCTGCAACTGAGTTGTCGAAGAAATTTTTTAGCTTGAACGCTCCAGCAGATGTTGCGGACCTTTTGGAATTCAAAAACTATGATTTCCTGAAGTATATTCTCTTTGTTGCATCTCGTCGTAAAAGATATTCCGAACGCGTTATCCCGAAAAAACGAGGTGGCGAGCGGAAACTGCTTATCCCATGCAGAGAACTAAAGCTGGTGCAGCATAGATTATTGCAGGTATTGCAAGTCATCTATCAGCCAAAGCGTTCTGTGCGTGGGTTTACCTTCGGGGAATGTATCGTTTCAAATGCCAGAGATCATGTGGGCAAGAGATATGTCTTGAATGTTGATCTGAAGGATTTCTTTCCATCTATTCATTTCGGGAAAGTACGTGGGATGTTTATGAGTTATCCGTATTCTCTCAATGATAAGGTTGCTACAGTATTAGCCCAGATATGCTCTCTGCAAACTGAACTTCCTCAAGGTGCTCCTACCTCTCCTATCATATCCAACATGATATGTGCTAAGCTGGATAGCCAATTAACACGACTTGCCAAGAAAAACGGATGTTATTACACAAGATATGCTGATGACTTGACGTTCTCCACATCCAGGAAAGCATTTCCGTTGTCTCTTGCAGAAACAGACGAAAACCAGCGGGTGATAGCGGGAAAGAAGCTGGAAAAAATAATTGGAGAGAATAGGTTTACAATCAATCCTGAAAAGATTCGTTTGCAAACCCGATACGGTCATCAGGAAGTAACCGGACTTACGGTGAACAAGAAAGTTAATGTTAAGCGGAAAAGCGTTCGTCAGGTACGAGCAATGCTTCATGACTGGGAAACGAATGGGTATGAAGCGGCAGAATCTAAGCATCGCAAATACAACTATAAGTCTCTATATGATGGATCATATAAGCCATCCTTCCATAAAGTAGTTAAAGGTAAGATTGAATTCATCGGGATGGTTCGGGGGAAAGATGATAGTATTTATATTCGCCAGAACAACAAAGCACAAAAACTTGAGTTGAGAGATGAGTTGTCGCCCCGATTATTTTCATTTATCGAACCGCCTGAGAATGAGAACGAGAAGGTTGTTCAGCTGATAAAAGCAGGGGAAAAGGATGAGGTTGAGTTTAAAGAGTCTGCTTATCTAAATAGACATACCGGCAAGGAAAATAAAGAATTACGGTTAAAGATTTCTGAAGAACTCGCGGCATTTATGAATACCCATCCAGAAGGAACTCTGCTTATCGGGGTTAAAGATTCGGGAGAAGTTATTGGAATAGAGCGAGAGTATAAAACAGCGAATCCGCAGAAAGGTAACTGGGATGGTTACAAATTAGCCCTGAGCGATACCTTAAATCGAAATATGGAGAAAGGAAATATTCACGATTTCTATACAATAACTCGGAGTTCAGTATATGGTAGGGATATTTGCTGTATTCGTACCCGAAAGGTCGATTCTCCCGTGCTTGTCAAAGATAAATTGTTTCATCGTGTCGGTACGCAATGCAAGCAAATAAAGGGTGAAAACATCATTAAATTCATTCAGGATTTCAATCAATCCTAA
- a CDS encoding PIN domain-containing protein translates to MNVYLDNCCINRLFDDQSDRRIRFESEAVKLILSLCEQRRWHNVAQFEIDQIPDEDRRKKMQLLCRQSDDVITIDRSISARAKELEKKGIQAFDALHLACAEDGADVFLTVDDKLLKQALRIEDLKVPVNNPVVWLITEELV, encoded by the coding sequence ATGAATGTCTATTTGGATAATTGTTGTATAAACAGGCTGTTCGATGATCAGTCAGACCGCCGTATCCGTTTTGAATCCGAGGCTGTGAAGTTGATTCTGTCGCTTTGTGAACAGCGGCGTTGGCATAATGTTGCCCAGTTTGAGATAGATCAGATTCCTGATGAGGACAGAAGGAAGAAAATGCAACTGCTTTGTAGGCAGTCCGATGATGTTATCACGATAGACAGGAGTATCTCGGCACGGGCAAAGGAATTGGAGAAAAAAGGAATCCAGGCCTTTGATGCACTGCATCTGGCCTGTGCAGAGGATGGTGCCGATGTCTTTTTGACTGTAGATGATAAGCTGCTCAAGCAGGCATTGCGCATTGAGGACTTGAAGGTGCCGGTCAACAACCCGGTTGTATGGCTTATAACAGAGGAATTGGTATGA
- a CDS encoding FmdE family protein: MESFDELLEVSTKIHGHICAGQVIGVRMSMLGLERIGIEDPKGADRKKLYVLVEIDRCATDAIQSVTGCSLGKRSMRWMDFGVMAATFVNLETAQAVRVTAREESRELSKKYCPEVEEKYQQQLAAYRVMPEEELFTVQEVMVTIPSCDMPGRPQRRVQCEQCGDHVQDSRDVAQEGRIICRACAGQRYYQVL, translated from the coding sequence ATGGAATCTTTTGATGAACTTTTAGAGGTCTCGACTAAGATCCACGGCCATATCTGTGCTGGTCAGGTTATCGGAGTGCGGATGTCCATGCTGGGCCTGGAGCGCATCGGCATCGAGGATCCCAAGGGTGCGGATAGAAAAAAACTCTATGTACTGGTGGAGATTGACCGTTGTGCCACCGATGCAATCCAGTCCGTCACCGGATGTAGCCTGGGAAAGCGCTCCATGCGCTGGATGGATTTCGGGGTTATGGCAGCCACCTTTGTCAATCTGGAGACGGCTCAGGCGGTCCGGGTGACAGCACGCGAGGAATCCCGTGAGCTCTCGAAAAAATATTGCCCTGAGGTTGAGGAGAAATACCAACAACAGCTGGCTGCCTACAGGGTTATGCCTGAGGAAGAGCTCTTTACTGTGCAGGAGGTGATGGTCACTATCCCATCCTGTGACATGCCGGGCCGTCCCCAACGCCGGGTACAATGCGAGCAATGCGGTGACCATGTGCAGGACAGCCGGGACGTTGCGCAGGAAGGGCGCATCATCTGCCGGGCATGCGCCGGGCAGCGCTATTATCAGGTGCTCTGA
- the gatC gene encoding Asp-tRNA(Asn)/Glu-tRNA(Gln) amidotransferase subunit GatC → MKITKQEVERVAALARLELSEEEIEKLTPQLDHILSYVAKLDELDTEGVPVTTHTQSVTNAFREDEVRESLPREKALSNTAKENGEAFVVPKVVG, encoded by the coding sequence ATGAAAATAACCAAACAAGAAGTAGAACGGGTGGCCGCACTGGCCCGCCTGGAGTTAAGCGAAGAGGAAATCGAGAAGCTGACCCCTCAATTGGATCATATCCTCAGCTATGTGGCCAAGCTGGACGAGCTGGACACCGAAGGTGTACCGGTGACCACCCATACCCAGAGCGTGACCAACGCTTTTCGGGAGGATGAGGTCCGGGAATCCCTGCCACGTGAGAAGGCGCTTTCCAATACTGCCAAAGAGAATGGCGAGGCCTTTGTGGTACCCAAGGTTGTGGGCTGA